The Spinacia oleracea cultivar Varoflay chromosome 2, BTI_SOV_V1, whole genome shotgun sequence DNA segment CTATTACCTAACACAAGTCAAAATTCTCAAAAGGCATCTTAACCCCgccattttatatttttttaacacTATTACAAGTATATATTTTCCTCCacccacaaccaccaccaccgcgtCTACCTACCTTATTTTAACAGCGGTGGTCGCTCCGCCACCGCTACTCGAGTTACCTGTATTCGTCTCcatttggtgatgttgataaGAACCAGACCCATACACTTGTCCTTGATGccccatcatcatcatcccaccATATATACCTCCACCTCCGCCTCCACTATTCCCACCACCACTATTACCACCGCCTCCACCATCATAACCACCACCTCCACCGGAAGATCCGTCCTTCTCACCGGGACGTCCACCGGAAACAGTCATCTTCTCTCCTTCCAACTCCCTATACTTGTGTAAATAAACCTTCAACGGCTCCACATACTCCTCAAACCCTAACGTCGTCATGGCCCATAAAAGATCGTCACCGTTGATCGTCTTCCGCTTCTCCCTCTGACACTTGTCGGAAGCTTCGCCGGTGATGAAACTAATAAACTCCGAGACACACTCCTGCACGGTTTCCTTCGCGTCTTTCGAGATTTTCGCGTTCGCCGGTAACGCCTTCTTCATGATTCTGCTCACATTCGCGATCGGAAGGAACCGGTCTTGCTCTCGGGCGGAGAGTTCGCGTCCGCCGCCGCCTCCCCCGCCGGACTCGTTGTCGGAATCAGCCATCAGATAATCTTAGTTATCGGAGGAGAGGGTGTAGGGGTGGGCGTatggtgaggagagagaaagagagggtgAAAGGGGGAAGTGCAGGGGATCCGTTGGATTGGTGGAGTAATAATGCATCGAAAGCGACCACGTGGGTGAATGTAAGCCGTTTGTTTGATGATAAGGGAGAGGAAAGCGTGGATAATGGATAAGGCGTTGGATTGTGACGGGGGTATAATGTTTTGGATGGTACAGATTCAAACACGACtctactttatttttaattttttataataccTACGCATttttgtactccctctgtatttatttaagggatttATTTGCCTTCTCCGgccatatttatttaagagatacacttgccgtttttattaacttatcaaccccaccctctaattaaataatctatctaatatatcaTATACCCCAccactctattaaataaataatttcataactacATCCCACACTccaccccctaaaatgacatggtccaacttgttttacttattaaaatatctacccaacaccacttgttttattactctatgtcattcaatttttcttcttaatacccgtatccggctaagtgtatctcttaaataaatacggaggagtAGGAGTTTCAGACTTATTTCCCATGTctattctttttggcttaatttcagtttcagacTTATTtcgcagttcagttcaggagcattaagttcagtttagttcagaaaaattcaataataatactaataataataataataataataataaatccaATAGAGTTTCAGTGTAGTGAGGGCAGGATCACCATCATCCGGCATTTAGATCCTCCAGCCTCTTTTATGAGTTTCCCTATTCGGTATTTATTCTCCTACTTTTACAATAGTGAATCTGTCGTTAAATCTAATGCAAATAAAAATCTAgttacaaaaataataataataataataataataataataggagATTAGGGCACGATTAGGGCGATTAGGGCACGATGTTTACGTGCGTTTAAGGCTCCCTCCTCGTCGATCATCCAGGGATCTCCGGCGTCGGCGTCGGTGTGCCGGGGTCAGGCGAGGGCGGTCAGGTGTCAGGCGACGGCGTTCAAGCGGTTTCCAGGCGGTTTCGTGGGGGTTTTCGCAGGTTGTTAGCAACGATTTTCGCAGCCTTTTCCGGTGGTTAAGCAGGCATTTCCGGTGGTTTTCAGGGGGCTTATGTGTCGGCGGTTTTCAGGCATTTCCGGTGGTTTAGCGCGGCTTCAGTTTCAGGTTCGTGGGTTCGTCAGTTCGGCAGTTCGGCAGTTTCAGTTTGGGTTTCATTTTGGGTTTTCAAACATTTCCGGTGGCTTTTCAGTTGTTCGGTGGTTTGGGTTTCAGTCTGGGTTTCAGTTCCGTTCGAGAGTTTCAAGTGCGTTTGTTCGTAAGTTCGTGGGTTGTTCCGTTTCAGTCTGGTTCGCAGGTTGGTGTTGCGTTTTGGTTTTGGTGTTGCAGTTTATGTTTTTGGTGTTGCAGTTTGTGTTTCGATCATTTCCCGGCAATTTGGAGATCACTTTGGGGTTCTGTTTCAGTCGTGGGTTTCAGTTTGGTGCTCAGCTTCATTTTGGGGTTCTCTTGGGCGTTTCGATCTTCTCTTGTGTGCAACAACCGTGATTGTTGTTCGTGAGTGTTTTGTTCACTTGGGTGTTTTGATCGTGAGTGTGCAACAACCGTGAGTGTGTTCTCTTGGGTGATTTGTCCTCTTGGGTTTGCTGTGTGGTGTTCGTTGGTGTTCGTTGGTTGAAGTTACTTTTTGGTTGAAGTGCTTTGTTATGGCGGCTTCCGTagagaagtttcattgcccttttgtgggtcttagcgggtgccaggatggaggtgggcgtggtttggtgaggagttctctgatcactcacttacgTGATCGACATTGTTGCACtggtgtgcgggatgtaacccgtcattcccttactaccaatttgcaggtttttactacggctgaggtgacctttcgtcgtatgggaatttggttatgtggagattgtttcaagacgcatactcatcgtattaggtgtcgtcatggcagtggttctagtacggtttttgtggacccacctgattctggggatggtactattcgttttactctctacggtattcaaaaaccgcaagctcctgcttccgagctgtctacttctgttgcgcctcgagaacatcatttttcttttgatgttgctcttctaaaCACTTTATGGTCCAAGCGGctgcgttctgtgaaatccatccctcccaaatgtcgtttgggtttttcgcgagttctgaaaggggcgcttgataaggttaTTTGCAGgccagatgacatcgcttgttgggttcagttgctcgtgttacctctttgtgtcctcaagactttttctccacgaagtaatcgtgagtgttcctccggCGTTAGGCGGCGGCAAcaggaagagagtatcacctctgctattcgttcttggggtgtgcctggtggttctgagcaacttgtcatagacacattggctagtgtgtctccccctctattggatgttgacgacgACCATGgtttggcggagcgtaatattaagcaatgcaagagaaagatttctgacggtcactacactgctgccgttagggttctttcttcctcaggtcttgccccttacaatgatgctactcttgcagatttgcaagcaaagcacccttccgttccggtccctaccttaccggatatccctgttgatcaCCACCTTAttgcttcctccgctgttgttttggagcagattatgggctttccgcgtggtacttcgtgcggtagagatggcttgcgtgctcaacaccttttggattgcttgggtggtgctgctgtagctgtttctgatgagttggtggatgctatcactcaggttgttaatctctttcttgctggaaagtgtcccgctgagcttggaggatacattgctagtgctcctcttacggcACTTATTAAGCCTGGTGggggtattcggcctattgccgtgggcactatttggaggcgccttgtttctaaggtcggggcagctttgattggtccgcgtttaggaaactactttggaggtcttcagtttggagttggggttccagctggtggtgaggccattctccatgctgtcaatcggttggttgaggctcgtggggctgatgttggcctctctatgttattggtggattttcggaatgcgttcaatttagttgatcgttcggctttgttgcgtgaggtacggcttcattgtcctgctctttcgcgttgggttgaattctgctactcttctccagcgcggctgtattatggggagcataccttgtggtcttgtcagggtgtacagcaaggggatcctctcggccctttgcttttttctctggttctacatccattggtgtgtcgaatcagagactcatttgatctatctcttcaggcttggtacttggacgatggcactatcgttggtgacactttggtggttggacaggtcttggagttgattttggaggagggtcctcatttaggtctccatgttaatgttgagaagacggaggttttctggccttcggaggacccccgcagtcgtctagagggtgtctttcctacggatattgctcgtcctgcgcttggtgttaagttgcttggtggcccagtcagtacggattcctctttttgtaaggagttggtttcgcagcgtgtgtcgaaggctgttgtgttgatggatgctgtagccaagcttaatgatccccagtgtgagttgttgcttcttcgtgcgtgtactggagtttctaaactctactttgctatgcgcacttgtccgcctcatcttttcgaagcggcccaattatcctTTGATGCGGCTttgcgggcttctttagagcgcatcgtgactgcttcgggacctggtttcggtgactggcaatggcgcctttccaccttgccttattcttatggaggattgggtgtttattcagctggtgatgttcggcattatgcttttcttgcatcccgtttgcagtcttctggtttgcaggattcgcttcttcggctttcaggtgttgatggtccgggaccggcctttgacgatgctcttggtcttttcaataggaccgtggagaccgaccttatgcgtagccctagtgagatcgctgcccccagactcatgaagaaattggcagacatatatttcacgaaggttactgctgatgcggaatccgccttctccttatcttcgcgtcttgttgccctatggaaatcacagcagggggatcactcctcggcttggttgcgggcagtccccatctcggggttaggccagactatgaacggtaagacttatcgttcggttctttgctatcggttgggtattccgttgttctcttattcgacgccgtgttctgcttgctctcgggttttcgacggggacatttatggggatcatgccgtgtcttgtgctgggattgtgggtatcaaacatcggcataatgttgttcgtgatacccttttggatatttgctatcggtcggggatttctgctcgcaaggaggttgatgttgggctgactagtgagagtgatggagctcttcgtcctgcagatatactgctttactcatgggatggtggtctggatgtgtgtgttgacttgactgggtcttcccctatgacgcaatctgggttgtcaggcttcgttccgggtcgggttgtggcggttgcagcgcagcggaagcagaaTAAGTAtggggcacgttgtagggctttgggttacggtttcttccctttttccttctcttcttttggggaattagagaaaggggctgtttctttgctgaagcgggtccaggcgtactccagggctcaagacattggggcacgggcagctgcccacattttcagcaggatcgggttcgccatagctagaggagtgggggtccagattgtatctcggctcccctccaacttcttgtagttcatttgatctttatagcttgttaagcttgtaacgttttataataataataataataataataataataataataataataataataataataataataataggctCATCTTCATAATTACAGGCTTATAGCCTAAGTTTCAAGGGAAGTGGAAAAAGAAATGATGTCAGCATTGTTGGGAATTAATGCTAATCCAATTATCATTGCGGAAACATTCACCAAACCAAGATCACATGAAAAAGTATAGATTAAATGATACATACATTTGTATCGTGTATTCCCACTAGCTTTACGAACACGATCGAGAAATCCAAGTGTAGTTCATGTACAATAGCCaccaacacgttcagatccacCTTGTTTCCGTTAGCTTAGAACTTTCACAAAGTTGTTtggctttttgggaagaactgaCTCTGGGAAGCACACTGAGAGATTAGGGTTCAATGTGTGTTCTAGGGTTGTGGGAAAATACTTAGGGTTAGGGAAATAACCCCTTAGGGAGTTATTATGCTAATCGGCCAAGGCATAAGGCACAAGGGCGGCCAACCGTGCACATAATCCCAGCTGCAACATACACAAGCGTTGGGCCATAGGCCGCATTGTGTTGCTGTTGCTCTTTCCCCGCGCGCCCAGCCGTGAGGCGTTGGCCCTGTTGCGCGCTTGTGCATCGCTGCTGTGCCTgcgggccttgcgcgcttgcgcaaCGCTATTGTGCATGCAAGCCTTGCGCACGTGCGGATTTGGCTCGTGGGCCGCAGCGTTTCTCGCCCCTTCTCGTGTTGCGGccattatttatcgtatagtacttgacgatccaacgtcatacgatacgattatttgtcCGGCCCGACCGACGATGCACGATTACGACCCACGtgttatcgtatatttatgttttccgaactaaattCTCCATtagccattaaatgaatttccgatttaaTCTGACGATTTGTTATATAGCGAAGTTTTCAATGTTAGTCCggtttttatggttgtttttagTTGGTTGGTAAGAGCGTTTGTTTCTCGTCTTAGTAATTTCGGCCATACAAGGATTGTAAATTATCAATGTAGTTTATGTTGTTTTAATAGGTTGTTGTAATTTGTAACCTTATTTTGATTAATGTAAATTTAagcttatgtcaaaaaaaatgcttaaagtaaaaattttaaaagtaaAAGAATCTACCCCTCATGTATTCTACTACATATTTTTCTACATCTCCCATGATACTATATACCATTCAATATACGGGAACACCATCGTTGTAAAGGCAACTTTAGTAAAAAGAAAACCTTTTTTGCACAACTTTGATGAAAACTTCCATTTTCCGTCAATTGGTATTCATTTATAATCTTATGAAATCCTAAGACCGAGTGGCTGATTTTgtccaaaaaaaattatgagggtccaaagtttaaaaattcAACATTTGACTGAATCAATATGCTACGGATGAATCATATTTGTAAAAGGTATTTGGGCGCATTTAGGTTTGCAGTATTAgtcatttatatcattttagttgcatttagggtgACATTTTCATAAGTTATAGGTAATGTTCTCTATTATGCtccatttatatttttattaatatccCAGGTGATTCCatggtcatttggatgcttccAGAGTGCTTGGAGTTGATCCGAACGATAAACAGAAGATTTAGGTTGAAGACGAAGAGCTTGATCGGAGAAGTTAATAGTTTAGATCGATTTGGATCATCTACATCATATTACCGATTGGCAAGAGCACCTTGAGAATCTCATGGTCGATATGATGCAAGCATTACTCGAACTTTTAGCGGAAGTCAAATCTTAAGGGTCTAGCGTCGTAAGAATTGTAGCATCCATGTCTTCGTAGCAAGGAAAATCAAGCGGGTAGCCAGAGCCCCCACTTGATTCGGCTTCTCAAACATCAACATCGTAGCAAGGGAAATCCAGCGGGCTGCCAACGCTcccgctggttttcgcgccaaAGCTCCGTCGAAACACGCATCAAGGCAACACTCGGTTGGCAGTCAGCGCCCTCGTTGGTTTTCGCACCCAAGCAAGTTCGAGTCGTCTGTTTAACCCGCTGGATTTCGTGTGCATGGTACTCGTCGTCGACGCCTTTCTTCTAGTGATCGTCTATCGTCCAATTAATTCGTAACTTAtgtttattttccttaattaatttattagttacaatttaggaagcatataaatacttcaagggaattaatatatttcctttatgcttttattttcctAGATTTCAATTTACGACTATTTTATTTGCCTCTCTTCCATTGTCGAACCCTAGTTTCGTCTTTCTTTCCTTCATCAATTTAGAGGTATTTTCATATTTCTCTTGCTTCAATTCATTGTTATTATTCTCGTTCCTTAGTTTAATTCGTCAATTGATtatgaatttcatatttattatttcttttatgcttgttaatttaattatgagcgagtagtggttttctagggctaagtaagggaaacaTGTTTATACCATAATTGTCATGCATCaaagttaattaatttataaattatgattgtCATGCATCGTCTAACTAACTAGTGTGGTACTAAACAACATTTGATGCAAATTACGTTTGATGTAAATGTAATTTTGTAAAGAGGGTAGCATGTCAAATCTCCTAAATACAAATGAAGCTACACACATTTATCCAAGGTATTAAGTCATCCCCAATGGGAGCTCAAGCAGAG contains these protein-coding regions:
- the LOC110787936 gene encoding nuclear transcription factor Y subunit B-3 gives rise to the protein MADSDNESGGGGGGGRELSAREQDRFLPIANVSRIMKKALPANAKISKDAKETVQECVSEFISFITGEASDKCQREKRKTINGDDLLWAMTTLGFEEYVEPLKVYLHKYRELEGEKMTVSGGRPGEKDGSSGGGGGYDGGGGGNSGGGNSGGGGGGIYGGMMMMGHQGQVYGSGSYQHHQMETNTGNSSSGGGATTAVKIR